The following are encoded together in the Vicugna pacos chromosome 26, VicPac4, whole genome shotgun sequence genome:
- the ERLIN2 gene encoding erlin-2 isoform X1: MRGQRIPPWNSARMLSLSLQHLKEGNRSLMAQLGAVVAVAASFFCASLFSAVHKIEEGHIGVYYRGGALLTSTSGPGFHLMLPFITSYKSVQTTLQTDEVKNVPCGTSGGVMIYFDRIEVVNFLVPHAVYDIVKNYTADYDKALIFNKIHHELNQFCSVHTLQEVYIELFDQIDENLKLALQQDLTSMAPGLVIQAVRVTKPNIPEAIRRNYELMESEKTKLLIAAQKQKVVEKEAETERKKALIEAEKVAQVAEITYGQKVMEKETEKKISEIEDAAFLAREKAKADAECYTAMKIAEANKLKLTPEYLQLMKYKAIASNSKIYFGKDIPNMFMDSVGGLGKQFEGLADKLNFGLEGEPSEADAEEN; encoded by the exons ATGAGAGGCCAGAGAATCCCGCCGTGGAACTCTGCTCGCATGCTGTCTCTGTCGCTCCAGCATCTGAAAGAA GGTAACCGTTCCCTGATGGCCCAGTTGGGAGCAGTTGTGGCCGTGGCTGCCAGTTTCTTTTGTGCCTCTCTCTTCTCAGCTGTGCACAAGATAGAAGAGGGGCATATTGGGGTGTATTACAG AGGCGGTGCCCTGCTAACGTCCACCAGCGGCCCTGGCTTCCACCTGATGCTCCCTTTCATCACATCGTATAAGTCTGTGCAG ACCACACTCCAGACAGACGAGGTGAAGAATGTACCTTGTGGGACGAG CGGCGGCGTGATGATCTACTTCGACAGAATTGAGGTGGTGAACTTCCTGGTCCCACATGCAG tgTACGACATAGTGAAGAACTACACAGCTGACTATGACAAGGCCCTCATCTTCAACAAGATCCACCACGAGCTGAACCAGTTCTGCAGTGTCCACACGCTGCAGGAGGTCTACATCGAGCTCTTCG ATCAGATTGATGAAAATCTCAAACTGGCCTTGCAGCAGGACCTGACCTCCATGGCCCCTGGGCTCGTCATCCAA GCTGTGCGGGTGACAAAACCCAACATACCCGAGGCCATCCGCAGAAACTACGAGCTGAT GGAAAGCGAGAAGACAAAGCTGCTCATTGCGGCCCAGAAGCAGAAGGTGGTGGAGAAGGAGGCGGAGACCGAGCGGAAGAAGGCCCTCATTG AGGCAGAAAAAGTGGCTCAGGTGGCAGAGATCACCTACGGGCAGAAGGTGATGGAGAAGGAGACGGAGAAGAAGATCTCGGAAATCGAAG ATGCCGCGTTCCTGGCCCGGGAGAAGGCGAAGGCGGACGCCGAGTGCTACACGGCCATGAAGATAGCCGAAGCGAATAAG CTGAAGCTGACCCCGGAGTATCTGCAGCTGATGAAATACAAGGCCATCGCTTCCAACAGCAAGATTTACTTTGGCAAAGACATCCCTAACATGTTCATGGACTCTGTTGGCGGCCTGGGCAAGCAGTTTGAGGGGCTCGCTGACAAGCTGAACTTTGGCTTAGAGGGTGAGCCCTCGGAGGCGGACGCTGAGGAGAACTGA
- the ERLIN2 gene encoding erlin-2 isoform X2, translated as MAQLGAVVAVAASFFCASLFSAVHKIEEGHIGVYYRGGALLTSTSGPGFHLMLPFITSYKSVQTTLQTDEVKNVPCGTSGGVMIYFDRIEVVNFLVPHAVYDIVKNYTADYDKALIFNKIHHELNQFCSVHTLQEVYIELFDQIDENLKLALQQDLTSMAPGLVIQAVRVTKPNIPEAIRRNYELMESEKTKLLIAAQKQKVVEKEAETERKKALIEAEKVAQVAEITYGQKVMEKETEKKISEIEDAAFLAREKAKADAECYTAMKIAEANKLKLTPEYLQLMKYKAIASNSKIYFGKDIPNMFMDSVGGLGKQFEGLADKLNFGLEGEPSEADAEEN; from the exons ATGGCCCAGTTGGGAGCAGTTGTGGCCGTGGCTGCCAGTTTCTTTTGTGCCTCTCTCTTCTCAGCTGTGCACAAGATAGAAGAGGGGCATATTGGGGTGTATTACAG AGGCGGTGCCCTGCTAACGTCCACCAGCGGCCCTGGCTTCCACCTGATGCTCCCTTTCATCACATCGTATAAGTCTGTGCAG ACCACACTCCAGACAGACGAGGTGAAGAATGTACCTTGTGGGACGAG CGGCGGCGTGATGATCTACTTCGACAGAATTGAGGTGGTGAACTTCCTGGTCCCACATGCAG tgTACGACATAGTGAAGAACTACACAGCTGACTATGACAAGGCCCTCATCTTCAACAAGATCCACCACGAGCTGAACCAGTTCTGCAGTGTCCACACGCTGCAGGAGGTCTACATCGAGCTCTTCG ATCAGATTGATGAAAATCTCAAACTGGCCTTGCAGCAGGACCTGACCTCCATGGCCCCTGGGCTCGTCATCCAA GCTGTGCGGGTGACAAAACCCAACATACCCGAGGCCATCCGCAGAAACTACGAGCTGAT GGAAAGCGAGAAGACAAAGCTGCTCATTGCGGCCCAGAAGCAGAAGGTGGTGGAGAAGGAGGCGGAGACCGAGCGGAAGAAGGCCCTCATTG AGGCAGAAAAAGTGGCTCAGGTGGCAGAGATCACCTACGGGCAGAAGGTGATGGAGAAGGAGACGGAGAAGAAGATCTCGGAAATCGAAG ATGCCGCGTTCCTGGCCCGGGAGAAGGCGAAGGCGGACGCCGAGTGCTACACGGCCATGAAGATAGCCGAAGCGAATAAG CTGAAGCTGACCCCGGAGTATCTGCAGCTGATGAAATACAAGGCCATCGCTTCCAACAGCAAGATTTACTTTGGCAAAGACATCCCTAACATGTTCATGGACTCTGTTGGCGGCCTGGGCAAGCAGTTTGAGGGGCTCGCTGACAAGCTGAACTTTGGCTTAGAGGGTGAGCCCTCGGAGGCGGACGCTGAGGAGAACTGA